In one Lycium barbarum isolate Lr01 chromosome 7, ASM1917538v2, whole genome shotgun sequence genomic region, the following are encoded:
- the LOC132601881 gene encoding uncharacterized protein LOC132601881, giving the protein MVDATFLKSKYHGVIMIAVAKDGNNNIFPLAFGIADSENNESYKWFFRHVKKVFDTRKDLSILSDRHASIATVIKELYPDTQHGICIYHMEKNLQKYFPSEAILSLFYNAVTTYKQEEFRTYMSQIQQIDPKAAEYIEEEPPERWARSFHTNRRYNMLITNNVETMNSVLRKARKLPIMVENITPVKFVVKDEGYQYNVDLKNMTCECLEFQTEELPCIHAMAVIDKRILTKSTYCADWFMKQACQETYKGITVFAGKTKLVSQRLHPGLPLTK; this is encoded by the exons ATGGTGGATGCAACCTTCTTGAAATCAAAATACCACGGTGTGATCATGATAGCAGTAGCAAAAGATGGaaacaacaacatatttcctcTCGCTTTTGGTATTGCAGATTCTGAGAATAATGAATCCTACAAGTGGTTCTTCAGACACGTGAAAAAGGTGTTTGACACGCGCAAAGACCTATCAATTCTTTCCGATCGCCACGCATCAATTGCAACTGTAATCAAAGAACTGTATCCAGATACCCAGCATGGAATATGTATCTACCACATGGAGAAGAACTTGCAGAAATATTTTCCATCCGAAGCGATCCTATCACTGTTCTACAATGCAGTAACTACCTACAAACAGGAAGAGTTTCGTACCTATATGTCACAGATACAACAAATCGACCCAAAAGCTGCAGAATACATAGAAGAAGAACCACCGGAAAGATGGGCACGTTCATTCCACACCAACAGGCGTTACAACATGCTCATAACAAACAATGTCGAGACAATGAATTCTGTATTGAGGAAAGCAAGGAAGTTGCCAATAATG GTAGAAAACATAACTCCCGTCAAATTTGttgtgaaagatgaaggatatcaaTACAATGTAGACCTGAAGAATATGACTTGTGAGTGCTTGGAGTTCCAAACTGAGGAGTTACCGTGCATACATGCCATGGCAGTTATAGACAAAAGAATTTTGACAAAATCTACATACTGTGCGGACTGGTTCATGAAACAAGCCTGCCAAGAGACATACAAAG GTATAACAGTTTTTGCCGGGAAAACAAAATTGGTATCTCAAAGACTACATCCTG GTCTTCCgcttacaaaataa